Part of the Oncorhynchus mykiss isolate Arlee chromosome 26, USDA_OmykA_1.1, whole genome shotgun sequence genome is shown below.
TAAGGTtcagggcagagaaagcttgttagaCGCTAAGAAAGCGTTGTTGTAGAGTGTTTAACACAACATCCggagaggggccagctgagtataagactgtatcatctgcatataaatggattagaaagcttcctactgcctgagctatgttgtggATGTACATTGAGAAGAGCGTgaggcctaggattgagcctttggggtactcccttggtgacaggcagtggctgataCAGCAAatgttctgactttatatacTGCACTATTTGAGAgtggtagttagcaaaccaggccaaagtcTCATCAGAGACACCAATCCtacttagccggcccacaagaatggaatggtctactgtatcaaaagatttggccaagtcaataaaaatcgcagcacaacattgcttagaatcaagggcaatggtgacataatattggacctttaaggttgcagtgacacatccataacctgagagaaaccagattgcataccagagagaatactatagacgtcaagaaagtcagtcagttgattatgacaagtttttccaaaacttttgataaacagggcaaaataaaaTTAGCCTATAACAGAAAGGATCAGATTGATCTccacctttaaataaaggatgcaccgtggctgccttccacgcaatgggaacctccccagagagaagATGCATGTTAAAAAGGTCTGCTGATAGGCTTGGCAATGATAGAAAGGATCTAAACCAGGGCTGCCCAACCGTCTTCCTGGAGATCTATAGTCTTGTAGGTTTTCGTCCAACCCAAATGTAGCgtatctgattcagctagttaaggtcttgttgaaCAGGTAATTAAAATAATAAGGTGTGTTTTAGGGTAGGACTGAAAACCCACAAGATGGTAGATCTCTAGGAAGAGGGATGTGCAGCCCTGATTTAAACCATCTGATGCTATTTTACGTTTCATAACAAAAAAGTCACCCATGCCATGGTCGATATGAAACACAATGTAAATGAGTCCTACCATAGATAGACTGTAAAAAGATCACACATACAATAAATTATCTTTCTTCAGGACACGTCACTTCCGATTCAACGTTTTACTTCCGAAAAGCCGCacattttctccctctttcttttcgCTTAGAACGCCATCATGGGTCGTATGCACGCTCCTGGGTAAGCATGTGTTTCATTCGGAAATAATAAGAATATTGGTTTTTGTTATCAGTAGCTGGACCTTTTTACATTACCTCGTCAGCTCcaacatatttttttatgtgGACACATTTGTTTAAATGTCCACTATAATGATTTATAGCTAGTTAACAACTAGCGTTATGCCGCAACCAGCACAGTGACATGATGGCCGCGCACACACTCCTGCCATGAAAGCCGACTGCTTAGTCATTAAAATAATTATATGGGTTTTTAGTCGCATATGCGCGCACATTGCAACAGTAACAATGCATCCCCTCGATCAAGTTTGTATTTAGTCTTCCATGAATCGGTCTAAACCAGAAGATTATTTGCCCATTCCAGTGCTAATGTTAGCGTAGTGTTGGCTAGTTAGTCATAGCTTCTACCTAATGCTAGGTAGGTTACACTACAtaacaaagtatgtggacacttggtCGTTGAACATCTCATAACAAAACCATGGTCATTAATGTGAAGTTGGTCCTCTTTGCTATAACAGCatacttttctgggaaggctttccactaaatgtcggaacattgctgcggtgacttgctttcattcagccacaagagcattagtgaggtcggggacTGATGTTGGACTATTagccctggctcgcagtcggcgttccaattcatcccaaaggtgttcgatggagttgcgGTCAGGTCTCTGTGCAGGCAAGCCAGCCAATTTCTTCTACACacctcaacaaaccatttctgtatggacctcgctttgtgcaaggcagcattgtcatgctgtaacAGTGAAGgaagggccttcccaaactgttttacatttttgtaatttattTACCCCTTTTTTAAACCTGGctagtcagtttagaacaaattgttgtttggcctacaccggccaaacccagacgctgggccaattgtgcgctgccctatgggactcccaatcacggccagttgtgatacagccacaatgctgtagcattaagagttccattgaagggaaataaGGGGCCTAGCTATAACCagagaccattattcctcttcctcctcctgtacAATGCATTTGGACAGGTAGCAGTCCCcaggcatctgccaaacccagatttgtccatcagactgccaggtTGTGAAGAGTGAGTCATCACTTGAGATAATGCTTTCCTATGGCTTTTGTCCAATGGAGGGGTGCTTTATAAAAaggccaaatccactaatttgaagggcatgtccacatacttttgtgtgtgtacgtagtgTAGCTAGTTacacagctaactagctagctagttgaaaAGTACTACACTAGctaaataactagctagctagttgaaaTGCACTATTTGTCATGATTTAAATAGCTACTGACTTAGAGCTACTTTCATTCTGTTTCAGCAAGGGCCTGTCCCAGTCTGCACTTCCCTACAGGCGCAGTGTGCCCACCGTAAGTATGTAGTTGGTCATTAAACTTTTAGATGGTCAACTGGCGTCTTGCTATCTGTTTGTAAGATATGTTAATGAATCTGGTCAACCTAGTAATGTGACTACATGGTTTGCCATTATATCATCATTGATACAACTTTCACTGGAATGCACATGTCATATTGCAGAGTCTTAGCTAAATACCAAACTTAAACTACAAATGATCACTCCTGTGAATAGAAGGCTCAGTGGACAAAGGGGACATCATCAGTCTCTCAACCTCTGAAATGTTGTTCTACAGTGGCTGAAGGTTACATCTGATGACGTCAAAGAGCAGATCTTCAAGCTCGCCAAGAAgggtctttctccctctcagatTGGTAAGTACCTTGTTAATTTGTATGCTGTCCAGCGCTTTCCATAAGATTTCCACATTATGAACTGAGAAGACAATGACTTATGCACCCTAACCCAAAGGCCATATCAAATGAATGGTATGATTTTGTCAGGTGTGCTAAAATCAACATGTACCTTGTCGCCTTTCCCTGAAGCTGCTGTGCCATTGAAAGTGAATTCAAGGTTCAACATTATCATTCCAGATTATTTACCCAGTCTTAGTCCTATGCATATTGTTACTCACATTCTTTTCCTCTCCATCCGCTTAGAACAAAAATAGAAAGTATTCTGTATTTTTCTACAACCAAATCATTTCGAGTTTGGCTGACCCCTACACAAAGTACAAACCACAGAGGGGAAGCTACCAGGAGACGTAAGTTAGAAAAGGCTGATACTACTGTTCTCTCTCCAGGTGTGATCCTTAGGGACTCTCATGGTGTTGCCCAGGTGCGCTTCGTCACTGGAAACAAGATCCTGAGGATCCTCAAGTCCAAGGGCCTGGCCCCTGACCTGCCTGAGGATCTGTACCACCTCATCAAGAAGGCTGTTGCTATAAGGAAGCATCTGGAGAGGAACAGAAAGGTAATGGCCTCTAGATGTTTGTCTCCAGTTAACTTCCAGGGAGGGAAGAGACTGTTAACTTCTTATGATATTGGGGACAgttgcgtcccacttgggcaaaaaaCTTTCATTGAatcacatgtaagatactcaattaaagctacactcgttgtgaatccagccaacatgtcagaagGCTTTTCgacgaaagcataagaagctattatctgatgatagcccAATAGTAAacagagggtagcatatttcaaccctgtaggtgctacacaaaacgcagaaattaaaaataaaacatgcattacctttgacgagcttcttttgttggcactccaatatgtcccataaacatcacaattggtccttttgttcaattaattccgtccatatatatccaaatgtccatttatttgacacgtttgatccagaaaaaaaacagcttccaaaaaatgcaacgtcactacaaaatatttcaaaagttgcctaaactttgccaaaatatttcaaactacttttgtaatacactttgggtatttttaaacgttaataatcaataaaattttgatgggtctatctgtgttcaatacaggaagacaacaaaccatgctacttttcacgtcttgcgcactctcaacagtgttacccagttcctagatggcctacttcattgcacaaatgaagcctcaaccaaattccaaagactggtgacatccagtggaagcagtaggaactgaaaacaggttcctaagaaatataaTTTGCCAATGAAAACTCAGTGAACagagaccaaaaaaaaaaaattctgaatggttagtcctctgggttttgcctgctacataagttctgttatactcacagacatgattcaaacagttttagaaacttcagtgttttctatccaaatctactaataatatgcatattttatattcctggcatgagtagcaggaagttgaaattgggcacgctatttatccaaaagtaaaaatgctgccccctataccttaagttaAACCACCAGCATCTCAAGCAAAACTTAATGTTTGAAAATCCAACTAAATTGTGCCTTGCCGTAAaaatttattgattgattgattgatgttcaATGTGGATATCCGGTGAGGTTGCTCTTGCATGGCTCTGTCCAAGTGGCTTATGGGAGCGTAGCACTATACAGTGCCATGATGTACAGTCCCGTTCCACAACATTGTACAGCAAGCCTGTTCCCAGCCTTTGGGCTGGTGGGGACGGCGTCCTGCATATTCCTACGTCTTCCCAGAGCCCCTGGGCCATGACTGGGGAGGCAAACCATGTAGTGCACAAGTTAACTGAAAATTGTAATACCTGCATTTGCCATTGACCGATTTTGAGATTTTTGACTATGTCGAAGGGCTGTTTAACTatagcttatttttttctttcaggACAAGGATGCCAAGTTCCGTCTGATTCTCACTGAAAGCAGAATCCACAGATTGGCCCGTTACTACAAGACCAAGAGAGTTCTTGCTCCCAACTGGAAGTAGTACGTAGTACCTCTTCACTGCTTTATTGACTTTAGGGAGAGCAAGCCAGCATGAAGGCATAGTACCTACTATATTAATATTTTCAGTTTGTTCACTAAATGGCACACTTCATTGTCTTGTTCTTCCCTTCTAAGAGATGAGATATTTCTTATGTGCTAGATAAACCTTGGAGGTAAATTAGCAGAGTGGCTGTTCTGTGCCAACCTGCCAGTCCCCTTCATACATCTATCTCCCTGCCACTCAGTGGTTCTAGTTAATTCTTACCAATTGCCATAGGCATTACCTAAACTGGATAATTAGCTGTCTTGAGCAGGCTGAGAGTATATACTAACAAATGTTCACTGGTTGATCATCAACCATACGACTGCTTCTATTGTTAGTTGTTAAAATTGGTGCTCAACGTATTAGTTGATTACAGACCTTTACATTACTAATTCCTTTTCCCTTTTGATCCACAGCGAATCCTCTACTGCTTCTGCTCTGGTGGCATAAGTCATTTTCACAAATAAAGATCCATTTGGAAGGATCTTGTCTGCTGTGTTTTTGTTTTAGAGGATGAGTTCTATAAAGGGTGGCTATAGTACTTATAGTGAAAAATATAAACCTCtaaagtgttggtttcttgattcatgagctgaaatagatctcagaaatgttcaataggcacaaaatgcttatttctcaATTTTGtgtgcactttttttttttttttacatccctgttatcaTTTCTCATTtgcaagacaatccatccacctgaaaagTGCGacctatcaagaagctgattaaacatgattacacaggtgcaccttgtgctggagacagaAGGACCcaataaatgtgcagttttgtcagtacaatgctacagatgtctcaacttGAGGGAGTGTACAACTGGCATGCTTACTGCAGGAATGTTAAATAGAGCTGTTgtgagaatttaatgttaatttctctaccatggtTTGGCAGTACAACCAACTGGCCTCAACCTCAGGCCACATGTAAGCACACAAGCCCAGGAATTTGACATCTGGCTGCATAACATGTGGTATTGTCTGGGGCGGGtgctgatgagtatttctgtctacTAAAACCCTTGTGGGtagaaactcattctgattggctagatttggctcccaagtgggtgggcccatGGCCATGCCTCAACCTGGGCATGTGAAAatcatagattagggcttaatgaatttatttcaattgacttattaCATAAGAGCATCCTCTGTAatatcttttaaattgttgcaatTATATTTTTGTGTGGTTAGAAAAATCCCTGGAGAAAGTAAAATGCCTTATTGCATAAATGGCTAAATAATTTATTTGTTTTAATTGAATAAACCTTTCCTTAGTATTTCAAAGTAATTTGAATTATATCAACACTTAAGCGTAGAATCATTGTTACCTTATTAAATGTGGTCTATATAATTGGATGGAGAGGCTCTGGTTCCTAGGCAACCtggtgcagtggtgtaaagagtgCTGTGCTCTCCAGGCTTCCTCCCAGCTCTGACTTGCAGTAGGGGGGGGGATTGGTGGAGACGTGATCTAACACTGGGCCTCCACATGCAATCAATGAGAAACCTTTGTTTGGCATTTAGAGGCTAAATGAATGTATTGATGGTTTAATGATGAAGTGCTACTGTATTGAAGCGTTCAGTCATAATGTACAATTTTACCACAAGAGGGCAGCATTTAATGAATTACACAACCAAAGTTATGCCTTTAAAGGCTAAATGCCTGAACTTCTTTTGATGGTACATGTTTGTGAGTTCAGCAGGCATGTCTTTGCACATGCAACTGGTACATTTATCATGGGATGATGGTGCACCACGGGCCACAAAGACTACTCTTCATCACCAGCCGTCTCATAAACCCACAATCCTTAAGACTGCTAGGAAGCAGGAGTCTGATTAATGGAGCCTAACCTCTCACCCAGCAGTCCTGCTCACTTGGCCCATCTGGGGAGACTTAAGTGCAGGACCTGGAAGCTGTACTTTCTCTTCATCCAGATGGAACCATACACCTGCCAGAAGATGATTCACTTCAACACCAACTTTTATTCAATGTCATGAGTCATCTCCCCCTGAAGTATTATTTATTTGATTAGACTAGTCTGCTTATGTGACTTCAAAAGCCTGATGGCAgtactgttttttatttaactaggcaagtcagtgaaaaacaaattcttatttacattgggaacagtgggttaactgccttgtccaaggcagaacgacagatttttaccttgtcagctcaggaattccatctagcaacctttcggttactagtccaacgctctaaccactaggctacctgccaccccatatacaccgctcaaaaaaataaagggaatacttaaacaacacaatgtaactccaagtcaatcacacttctgtgaaatcaaactgtccacttaggaagcaacattgattgacaaatttcacatgctgttgtgcaaatggaatagacaacaggtggaaattataggcaattagcaagacacccccaataaaggagtggttctgcaggtggggaccacagaccacttctcagttcctatgcttcctggctgatgttttggtcacttttgaatgctggcggtgctttcactctagtggtagcatgagacggagtctacaacccacacaagtggctcaggtagtgcagctcatccaggatggcacatcaatgcgagctgtggcaagaaggtttgctgtgtctgtcagcgtagtgtccagagcatggaggcgctaccaggagacaggccagtacatcaggagatgtggaggagggcaacagcaggaccgctaccagcagcaggaccgctacccccgcctttgtgcaaggaggagtaggaggagcactgccagagccctgcaaaatgacctccagcaggccacaaatgtgcacgtAACTGCTCAAACGGACAAAAActgactccatgagggtggtatgagggcccgacatccacaggtgggggttgtgcttacagcccaacaccgtgcaggacgtttggcatttgccagagaacaccaagattgggaaattcgccactggtgccctgtgctcttcacagatgaaagcaggttcacactgagcacgtgacagacgtgacagtctggagacgtcgcggagaacgttctgctgcctgcaacatcctccagcatgaccggtttggcggtgggtcagtcatggtgtggggtggcatttatttgggggccgcacagccctccatgtgctcgccagaggtagcctgaatgccattaggtaccgagatgagatcctcagaccccttgtgagaccatatgctggtgcggttggccctgggttcctcctaatgcgagacaatgctagacctcatgtggctggagtgtgtcagcagttcctgcaagaggaaggcattgatgctatggacgggcccgcccattccccagacctgaatccaattgagcacatctgggacatcatgtctcgctccatccaccaacgccacgttgcaccacagactgtccaggagttggcggatgctttagtccaggtctgggaggagatccctcaggagaccatccgccacctcatcaggagcatgcccaggcgttgtagggaggtcatacaggcacgtggaggccacacacactactgagcctcattttgacttgttttaaggacattacatcaaagttggatcagcctgtagtgtggttttccactttaattttgagtgtgactccaaatccagacctccatgggttgataaatttgatttccattgatactttttgtgtgattttgttgtcagcacattcaactatgtaaagaaacaagtatttaataagaatatttcattcattcagatctaggatgtgttattttagtgttccctttattttttgagctgTGAATGTTGAGATGTAATCCACTCCTTTTGAATCATGAGGAATACGTGCATTCAAATGGCTATAATAATTCATATTTAATTTGTCATTAATCATTGTAAATATTTGATAGCCTCTGGTTTAGATATCTGTACATTTTGGCTGTCAGTCATCAAAGAAAACATAAGATCATATTACCATTATGGCCCCTAAAGTTCCTTGAAAGCAGGAGCCTATAAATAGAAGCATTACTAAGGGGTGAGCTGTTCTGTGATCTTTTTTTCTGGAGATTTATCATGCATTACTGAGGCTAGCTTTATTCTGCTAAAAGAATAACAGGTAATGAAGATGTCACACATATTGATTTTGTATCAGTATATCTTGGTGTATCAGTATCTGTGTTAGACAGGGGCATGGTTTTAGTGCCTGAGGAGTGAAATGCCATCTTGGTGTGATATATCAGATTGCCTATAAGATCTTTATTGCATTTGCTGCAGAGCCCCTTCAGCTAGCACTGATTCAGCCGGAGTTGCTGCCTCCTAGGAGAGGACGATAACATTGAGTCACCTTGCTGCATTGTGAGCCTCTGGCAGTGGAGAGGCAGGAATCAGCAGCAGCGCCTATACTGCAGAGCTGTGCAGGACTGTGCATCACTACCGTGtgtgttagagggagagagagagaatagtggaGAAAGGTTGACTGGGGACTGCAGTCTTATTTCCCCCTCTGCCCCAGGGTTCATGG
Proteins encoded:
- the LOC110506672 gene encoding 40S ribosomal protein S13; its protein translation is MGRMHAPGKGLSQSALPYRRSVPTWLKVTSDDVKEQIFKLAKKGLSPSQIGVILRDSHGVAQVRFVTGNKILRILKSKGLAPDLPEDLYHLIKKAVAIRKHLERNRKDKDAKFRLILTESRIHRLARYYKTKRVLAPNWKYESSTASALVA